The following proteins come from a genomic window of Chryseobacterium glaciei:
- a CDS encoding ABC transporter permease: MNILFKKDTWQEIYYSLKNNKLRTFLTMIGVGWGMFLYVSLLGAAKGMENGFDKVFSGFATNSIFLWAQNTNIPYEGFPKGRQVHLNLPDIQMLKNKISEIDYISPQNARGSFTGTPGESMSRNGKNATYSLTGDYPIGNKISEKKLIFGRYLNDADISGNKNVVVIGEEVYKNFFDSKKNENPIGKSINVKGIFFNVIGVFRVKKGGGFENDQTVFIPLSTYTKMYNAGDNIDMFAIVSKPNANVNEVEEQVKLALKAKNKVSPEDTNAFGSFNLGKEFKKLTGFLTGMQLLTIIVGALTILAGVIAISNILLITVKERTKEIGIRRALGAKPSEVRNQILLESVVITLSSGILGFIFGIFVLIILNMATQGQDEFPFYNPTVNYANVFGAMAVMVILGLIIGMIPAQRAVKIRPIEALRSE, encoded by the coding sequence ATGAACATCTTATTTAAAAAGGATACTTGGCAGGAAATTTATTATTCATTGAAGAATAATAAGCTTCGAACATTCCTTACCATGATTGGTGTGGGATGGGGGATGTTTCTATACGTGAGTCTGCTGGGAGCAGCAAAAGGAATGGAGAACGGCTTTGATAAAGTATTCTCAGGATTTGCAACGAATTCTATTTTCCTTTGGGCGCAAAACACGAATATTCCTTATGAAGGTTTCCCGAAAGGAAGACAAGTACATCTTAATCTTCCGGATATCCAGATGCTTAAAAATAAAATTTCGGAAATTGATTATATCTCTCCACAAAATGCAAGAGGTAGTTTTACAGGAACACCGGGAGAATCAATGTCGAGAAATGGAAAAAATGCAACCTATTCTCTTACCGGAGATTATCCGATAGGAAATAAAATCTCTGAGAAAAAACTGATTTTTGGAAGATACCTTAATGATGCAGATATTTCAGGAAATAAAAATGTAGTAGTAATTGGAGAAGAGGTTTACAAGAACTTTTTCGATTCTAAAAAGAATGAAAATCCTATTGGAAAATCAATCAATGTTAAAGGTATTTTCTTCAATGTAATTGGAGTTTTCAGAGTGAAAAAAGGGGGTGGATTTGAGAATGACCAAACTGTTTTTATCCCTCTTTCTACTTATACGAAAATGTACAATGCAGGAGACAATATCGATATGTTTGCGATTGTTAGTAAACCTAATGCAAACGTAAATGAGGTGGAAGAACAAGTAAAACTGGCTTTAAAGGCTAAAAATAAAGTTTCACCTGAAGATACAAATGCTTTTGGAAGTTTTAACCTTGGAAAAGAATTTAAAAAACTGACAGGTTTCTTAACCGGAATGCAGTTATTAACCATAATTGTAGGTGCTTTAACTATTCTTGCGGGGGTAATTGCGATTTCAAATATCCTATTAATTACGGTAAAAGAAAGAACAAAAGAAATCGGGATCAGAAGAGCTTTAGGGGCAAAACCTTCGGAAGTAAGAAATCAGATCTTGCTGGAGAGTGTTGTTATTACGCTGTCTTCAGGAATACTCGGTTTTATATTCGGGATTTTTGTCTTAATTATTTTGAATATGGCGACCCAGGGTCAGGATGAATTTCCATTCTATAATCCAACGGTAAACTATGCAAACGTATTTGGAGCGATGGCAGTAATGGTAATTTTAGGATTAATTATTGGGATGATTCCGGCGCAGAGAGCGGTGAAAATTAGACCTATTGAAGCATTAAGATCAGAGTAA
- a CDS encoding ArsR/SmtB family transcription factor, translated as MGATKTDFFTEQQNQIATIAKALGHPARIAIIEYLLKVNECICGDIVNELPLAQPTVSQHLKELKNAGLIKGNIEGNTICYCIDDKAFEILNTYFSNIISTVKKQNCC; from the coding sequence ATGGGTGCTACTAAAACAGACTTTTTTACTGAACAACAAAACCAAATCGCTACCATTGCAAAAGCTTTGGGACATCCTGCCAGAATAGCAATCATAGAATATTTATTGAAAGTTAATGAATGTATCTGTGGAGATATCGTTAATGAATTACCACTTGCCCAACCTACAGTTTCTCAGCATTTGAAAGAACTTAAAAACGCAGGATTAATTAAAGGTAATATTGAAGGAAACACAATTTGCTATTGTATTGATGATAAAGCTTTCGAAATTTTGAATACCTATTTCTCGAATATTATTTCCACGGTGAAAAAGCAAAACTGCTGTTAA
- a CDS encoding NAD(P)/FAD-dependent oxidoreductase, with protein sequence MKNFDVIIIGGSYSGLSAGMALGRSLRNVLIIDSGKPCNRQTPHTHNFLTQDGRTPKEISTIAREQVEKYDTIKFHDGVVLKTSKIDDNFEVETDQAEKFTAKKLIIATGIKDIQPNIPGFAECWGISVLHCPYCHGYEVKNETTGIFANGDIAFEFSKMILNWTKDLTLFTNGKSSLNEEQTQKLQEKSININETEIEEIIHKNGQIQKLIFKNGQEFLLKALYAKIPFQQNINISEDLGCEMTEQGFIKVDPFQKTNIYGLYACGDNVTMMRSVSNAIAQGNFAGAMVNKELVDEQF encoded by the coding sequence ATGAAAAACTTTGACGTAATTATCATTGGAGGAAGCTATTCCGGACTTTCAGCGGGAATGGCTTTAGGCAGATCTTTGAGAAATGTTTTGATCATCGACAGCGGAAAACCTTGTAACAGACAGACTCCACATACCCATAATTTTCTGACTCAAGATGGAAGAACTCCAAAAGAAATAAGCACGATTGCAAGAGAACAGGTAGAAAAATATGATACGATAAAATTTCATGATGGAGTAGTGCTGAAAACTTCCAAAATTGATGATAATTTTGAAGTTGAAACAGACCAAGCAGAAAAATTTACGGCCAAAAAACTAATTATTGCGACTGGTATAAAAGATATACAACCAAATATTCCCGGATTTGCTGAATGCTGGGGAATTTCCGTTCTGCATTGCCCGTATTGTCATGGATATGAAGTTAAAAATGAAACTACCGGAATTTTCGCCAACGGAGATATAGCTTTTGAATTTTCAAAAATGATCTTGAACTGGACAAAAGACTTAACATTATTCACGAACGGAAAATCAAGTTTAAATGAAGAACAAACTCAAAAACTACAAGAGAAAAGCATCAATATTAATGAAACCGAAATTGAAGAAATAATCCATAAAAACGGACAAATTCAAAAATTAATTTTCAAGAACGGACAAGAATTTTTATTAAAAGCTTTATATGCAAAAATCCCATTTCAACAAAATATCAACATATCGGAGGATCTCGGTTGTGAAATGACCGAACAGGGATTTATTAAAGTTGATCCTTTTCAAAAAACAAATATTTACGGACTTTATGCCTGTGGAGATAATGTTACAATGATGCGCTCCGTTTCAAATGCCATTGCTCAAGGAAATTTTGCTGGAGCGATGGTGAATAAAGAATTGGTGGATGAACAGTTTTAA
- a CDS encoding efflux RND transporter periplasmic adaptor subunit — translation MKKKFTWKKAIYIFLGLLFAVALFSGIGYLVKSNSKESEAFLTRKPTIQNMDDKVMATGKIVPKEEIEIKPNIAGIIDKILVDEGDKVTAGQLIATVRIIPSVSDVNNAQQEVQNSQLQISNSKMNVENMQKQFAMQERLFKQGVISKQEYLNSQQQLYTQQQNLKNANQQLVTAEKRLLIVKTGATPELQGFATTQIRSKAAGTVLEVPVKVGSQVIEANSFNAGTTICSIADLSALIFQGEIDEAQAGKLKQGMDMKIVIGALQNKTFPGTLTMIAPKGKDTNGTIKFPVEGDVQNPNNDYIRAGFSANGEIVLSSQKNALLLDESLVQYEKKNGKDVPFVEVKQANGTFKKVYVKLGASDGINVQVLSGIDKNSDVKVWNPSDKDKEELKEKKGKK, via the coding sequence ATGAAAAAGAAATTCACTTGGAAAAAAGCCATTTATATATTCTTGGGGCTTTTATTTGCAGTGGCATTATTCTCAGGGATTGGCTACCTTGTAAAGTCGAATTCTAAAGAAAGTGAAGCTTTCCTTACCCGTAAACCAACCATTCAGAATATGGATGATAAAGTGATGGCAACAGGAAAAATTGTTCCAAAAGAAGAAATTGAGATCAAGCCGAATATTGCAGGAATCATCGACAAAATTTTAGTAGATGAAGGTGATAAAGTAACTGCTGGACAGTTAATTGCAACGGTAAGAATTATTCCAAGTGTGAGTGATGTGAATAATGCACAGCAGGAGGTTCAAAATTCTCAGCTTCAGATCAGTAATTCTAAAATGAATGTTGAGAATATGCAAAAGCAGTTTGCGATGCAGGAGAGGTTGTTTAAACAAGGAGTTATTTCTAAGCAGGAATATCTTAATTCTCAACAACAATTATATACACAACAGCAGAATCTTAAAAATGCTAACCAACAATTGGTAACGGCTGAGAAAAGATTACTGATTGTAAAGACAGGTGCAACTCCGGAATTACAAGGTTTCGCAACAACTCAGATTCGTTCTAAAGCTGCAGGTACGGTTCTTGAAGTTCCTGTGAAAGTAGGAAGTCAGGTAATTGAAGCGAACTCATTCAATGCCGGAACTACTATTTGTTCTATTGCAGACCTTAGCGCTTTGATTTTCCAAGGGGAAATTGATGAAGCTCAGGCTGGAAAATTAAAGCAAGGAATGGATATGAAAATCGTTATCGGAGCTTTACAGAACAAAACGTTCCCTGGGACGCTGACGATGATCGCTCCAAAAGGAAAAGATACCAACGGAACGATAAAATTCCCTGTTGAAGGTGATGTTCAGAATCCTAATAATGACTACATCAGAGCAGGATTCTCTGCCAATGGAGAAATTGTTCTAAGTTCTCAGAAAAATGCTTTGTTATTGGATGAATCATTGGTTCAATATGAAAAGAAAAATGGTAAAGACGTTCCTTTTGTTGAAGTAAAACAAGCTAACGGAACATTCAAAAAAGTATATGTAAAACTTGGAGCTAGTGACGGAATCAATGTCCAGGTTCTTTCAGGAATTGATAAAAATTCTGACGTGAAAGTTTGGAACCCGTCTGATAAAGACAAAGAAGAGCTTAAAGAAAAGAAAGGCAAGAAATAA
- a CDS encoding Fur family transcriptional regulator, with the protein MLKRNTKTKQLILDSLKNSKSAVSQDILLKELGDKVDRATIYRALNSFCDDGIAHKILSDDGKYYFAFCVNCSEKAHKHNHYHFRCLSCGKIECIPNEIEVKLPVGYQSVNFNGFISGYCANCS; encoded by the coding sequence ATGCTTAAGAGAAATACAAAAACAAAACAACTGATTCTTGATTCATTAAAGAACTCAAAATCAGCGGTTAGTCAGGATATTTTATTAAAAGAATTGGGAGATAAAGTAGACAGAGCTACAATTTACAGAGCACTAAACAGCTTCTGTGATGATGGAATTGCGCATAAAATTTTAAGTGACGATGGGAAATATTATTTTGCTTTCTGCGTCAACTGTTCAGAAAAGGCACACAAGCATAATCATTACCATTTCAGATGTTTAAGCTGTGGAAAAATTGAATGTATTCCCAATGAAATTGAAGTGAAATTACCCGTTGGTTATCAATCCGTTAACTTTAATGGATTTATTTCAGGATATTGCGCGAATTGTTCGTAA